From Cellulomonas oligotrophica, a single genomic window includes:
- the carB gene encoding carbamoyl-phosphate synthase large subunit, translating to MPRRDDLKSILVIGSGPIVIGQACEFDYSGTQACRVLKQEGLRVVLVNSNPATIMTDPEFADATYVEPITTEVLTTIIAKERPDAILPTLGGQTALNAAIALDEAGVLAEYDVELIGANIASIQKGEDREAFKEVVEVAGGESARSAIVHTVDDALAAVEDLGYPVVVRPSFTMGGLGSGIAYDEEDLRRIVGQGLHYSPTTEVLLEESILGWKEYELELMRDKHDNVVVVCSIENVDPVGVHTGDSVTVAPALTLTDREYQRMRDIAIAVIREVGVDTGGCNIQFAVEPDTGRIIVIEMNPRVSRSSALASKATGFPIAKIAAKLAVGYTLDEIPNDITGSTPASFEPTLDYVVVKVPRFAFEKFPAADPTLTTTMKSVGEAMALGRSFTEALGKAMRSLDKAGSTFHWDDEPATGEELDRLVASISTPTEHRLVDVQQVLRAGVGVDEVYARTGIDPWFLDQVQLVNEVAAETAAADALTRDVLDRAKRHGLSDVQVASLRRSSEDAVRRTRWALGVRPVYKTVDTCAAEFAASTPYHYSSYDEEDEVAPRERPAILILGSGPNRIGQGIEFDYSCVHAALALKGEYETVMVNCNPETVSTDYDTADRLYFEPLTFEDVLEVYEAELRAGPVEGLIVTLGGQTPLSLAQRLADAGLPILGTSPEAIDAAEDRGEFGKVLEAAGLPAPAFGTATTLEGARETARRIGFPVLVRPSYVLGGRGMEIVYDEAQLTEYVQRALVEAVGGPRAGTLPPLLIDRFLDDAIEIDVDALFDGTELFLGGVMEHIEEAGIHSGDSACALPPVTLSTAELERIRVSTEAIARGVGVRGLLNIQFALVSDVLYVLEANPRASRTAPFVSKATGVSLAKAAALVMAGRSIAQLRAEGVLPATDASVLDLDAPIAVKEAVLPFKRFRTREGVVVDTVLGPEMRSTGEVMGFDVDFPTAFAKSQDASFGGLPTSGTVFISVADRDKRSIVFPVKRLVELGFEILATEGTAAVLRRSGITSRVVRKHSAGRGTAGEPTIVDLITDGAVDMVVNTPSGQGARADGYEIRAATTAADKAIVTTVQQLGAAVQAIEARQAGPYRVTSLQEHGAAADARRAARVAASA from the coding sequence ATGCCCCGCCGTGACGACCTCAAGAGCATCCTGGTCATCGGCTCCGGGCCGATCGTCATCGGCCAGGCGTGCGAGTTCGACTACTCCGGCACGCAGGCGTGCCGGGTGCTCAAGCAGGAGGGCCTGCGGGTCGTCCTGGTGAACTCCAACCCGGCCACGATCATGACGGACCCGGAGTTCGCCGACGCCACGTACGTCGAGCCGATCACCACCGAGGTGCTCACCACGATCATCGCCAAGGAGCGGCCGGACGCGATCCTGCCCACGCTCGGCGGGCAGACCGCGCTCAACGCGGCGATCGCGCTCGACGAGGCCGGCGTGCTCGCCGAGTACGACGTCGAGCTGATCGGCGCGAACATCGCCTCGATCCAGAAGGGCGAGGACCGCGAGGCGTTCAAGGAGGTCGTCGAGGTCGCCGGCGGTGAGTCGGCGCGGTCGGCGATCGTGCACACGGTCGACGACGCGCTCGCCGCGGTCGAGGACCTCGGGTACCCCGTCGTCGTGCGGCCGTCGTTCACGATGGGCGGGCTGGGCTCGGGCATCGCCTACGACGAGGAGGACCTGCGCCGCATCGTCGGCCAGGGCCTGCACTACTCGCCGACCACCGAGGTGCTCCTCGAGGAGTCCATCCTCGGCTGGAAGGAGTACGAGCTCGAGCTCATGCGCGACAAGCACGACAACGTCGTGGTGGTCTGCTCGATCGAGAACGTCGACCCCGTCGGCGTCCACACCGGCGACTCCGTCACGGTCGCGCCCGCGCTGACGCTCACGGACCGCGAGTACCAGCGGATGCGCGACATCGCGATCGCCGTCATCCGCGAGGTCGGCGTCGACACCGGCGGCTGCAACATCCAGTTCGCCGTCGAGCCCGACACCGGGCGGATCATCGTCATCGAGATGAACCCGCGCGTGTCGCGCTCGTCGGCGCTGGCGTCGAAGGCGACGGGCTTCCCGATCGCGAAGATCGCGGCCAAGCTCGCCGTCGGGTACACCCTCGACGAGATCCCGAACGACATCACCGGCTCGACGCCGGCGTCGTTCGAGCCGACGCTCGACTACGTCGTGGTCAAGGTGCCCCGGTTCGCGTTCGAGAAGTTCCCCGCCGCGGACCCGACCCTGACGACGACCATGAAGTCCGTGGGCGAGGCCATGGCGCTGGGCCGCAGCTTCACCGAGGCCCTGGGCAAGGCCATGCGCTCGCTCGACAAGGCGGGCAGCACGTTCCACTGGGACGACGAGCCGGCCACGGGCGAGGAGCTCGACCGGCTCGTCGCGTCGATCTCCACGCCGACCGAGCACCGGCTCGTCGACGTGCAGCAGGTGCTGCGCGCGGGGGTCGGCGTCGACGAGGTCTACGCCCGCACGGGCATCGACCCGTGGTTCCTCGACCAGGTGCAGCTCGTCAACGAGGTCGCGGCCGAGACCGCGGCGGCCGACGCGCTGACCCGCGACGTGCTCGACCGCGCCAAGCGGCACGGGCTGTCCGACGTGCAGGTCGCGTCGCTTCGCCGCTCCAGCGAGGACGCGGTGCGCCGTACGCGGTGGGCGCTGGGCGTGCGCCCCGTCTACAAGACGGTCGACACGTGCGCCGCCGAGTTCGCGGCCAGCACCCCGTACCACTACTCGTCCTACGACGAGGAGGACGAGGTCGCCCCCCGCGAGCGCCCCGCGATCCTCATCCTCGGCTCGGGCCCCAACCGGATCGGCCAGGGCATCGAGTTCGACTACTCGTGCGTGCACGCGGCGCTGGCGCTCAAGGGCGAGTACGAGACCGTCATGGTCAACTGCAACCCCGAGACCGTCTCGACCGACTACGACACGGCCGACCGCCTGTACTTCGAGCCGCTGACCTTCGAGGACGTCCTCGAGGTGTACGAGGCCGAGCTGCGCGCCGGACCGGTCGAGGGGCTGATCGTCACGCTCGGCGGGCAGACGCCCCTGTCGCTCGCGCAGCGGCTGGCCGACGCGGGTCTGCCGATCCTCGGCACGTCGCCCGAGGCGATCGACGCCGCGGAGGACCGCGGCGAGTTCGGCAAGGTCCTCGAGGCCGCGGGGCTGCCCGCCCCGGCGTTCGGCACCGCGACGACCCTCGAGGGCGCCCGTGAGACCGCCCGACGGATCGGGTTCCCGGTGCTGGTGCGTCCGTCGTACGTGCTCGGCGGGCGCGGCATGGAGATCGTCTACGACGAGGCCCAGCTCACGGAGTACGTGCAGCGCGCGCTCGTCGAGGCCGTCGGCGGACCGCGTGCCGGCACGCTGCCGCCGCTGCTCATCGACCGGTTCCTCGACGACGCGATCGAGATCGACGTCGACGCGCTGTTCGACGGCACCGAGCTGTTCCTCGGCGGCGTCATGGAGCACATCGAGGAGGCCGGGATCCACTCCGGGGACTCGGCGTGCGCGCTGCCGCCGGTGACGCTGTCGACCGCGGAGCTCGAGCGGATCCGCGTCTCGACCGAGGCGATCGCGCGCGGCGTCGGCGTGCGAGGGCTGCTGAACATCCAGTTCGCCCTGGTCTCCGACGTGCTCTACGTGCTCGAGGCCAACCCGCGCGCCTCGCGGACGGCACCCTTCGTCTCCAAGGCGACCGGGGTGTCGCTGGCCAAGGCGGCGGCGCTCGTCATGGCGGGGCGCTCGATCGCCCAGCTGCGGGCCGAGGGCGTGCTGCCGGCGACGGACGCGTCGGTGCTGGACCTCGACGCGCCGATCGCCGTCAAGGAGGCGGTGCTGCCGTTCAAGCGGTTCCGCACCCGCGAGGGCGTGGTCGTCGACACGGTGCTCGGCCCGGAGATGCGCTCGACGGGCGAGGTCATGGGCTTCGACGTGGACTTCCCGACGGCGTTCGCGAAGTCCCAGGACGCGTCGTTCGGGGGGCTGCCCACGTCCGGCACGGTCTTCATCTCCGTCGCCGACCGCGACAAGCGCTCGATCGTCTTCCCGGTCAAGCGGCTGGTCGAGCTCGGGTTCGAGATCCTCGCGACGGAGGGGACCGCCGCGGTGCTGCGTCGCAGCGGCATCACCTCGCGGGTCGTGCGCAAGCACTCCGCCGGGCGCGGGACGGCGGGGGAGCCGACGATCGTCGACCTCATCACCGACGGTGCGGTCGACATGGTCGTCAACACCCCGTCCGGGCAGGGCGCCCGGGCCGACGGGTACGAGATCCGGGCGGCGACGACGGCCGCGGACAAGGCGATCGTCACGACCGTGCAGCAGCTCGGGGCGGCGGTGCAGGCCATCGAGGCCCGCCAGGCCGGCCCGTACCGGGTGACGAGCCTGCAGGAGCACGGGGCTGCGGCGGACGCCCGGCGGGCGGCGCGCGTGGCGGCGTCCGCGTGA
- the pyrF gene encoding orotidine-5'-phosphate decarboxylase, whose translation MRAPFGARLAAAAAAHGPLCVGIDPHASLLAAWGLTDDAAGLRTFALTVLDAVAGRVAAVKPQAAFFERHGAAGVAVLEEVVAAGRQTGTLVVVDAKRGDIGSTMGGYADAFLRDGSPLAGDALTVSPYLGVGSLTPAAQAALATGRGLFALCLTSNPEGRSVQHARSADGVSVAAQVAAWAAGLNAGADPQGSVGLVVGATVGDAAAEAGVDLEAVHGPFLAPGVGAQGAGAAELRAVFGRARGHVLASSSRGVLGAGPDVGALRAAARRAADEAAAALG comes from the coding sequence GTGCGTGCGCCGTTCGGTGCACGCCTGGCCGCGGCGGCGGCTGCGCACGGTCCGCTGTGCGTGGGCATCGACCCGCACGCCTCGCTGCTCGCGGCGTGGGGGCTGACCGACGACGCCGCCGGGCTGCGCACGTTCGCGCTCACGGTGCTCGACGCGGTCGCCGGGCGGGTCGCGGCCGTCAAGCCGCAGGCCGCGTTCTTCGAGCGGCACGGTGCGGCGGGGGTGGCCGTCCTCGAGGAGGTCGTGGCGGCCGGGCGCCAGACCGGGACGCTCGTGGTCGTGGACGCCAAGCGCGGCGACATCGGCTCGACGATGGGCGGGTACGCCGACGCGTTCCTGCGTGACGGCTCGCCGCTGGCCGGCGACGCGCTGACCGTGTCGCCGTACCTGGGCGTCGGCTCGCTGACGCCGGCCGCGCAGGCGGCGCTCGCGACGGGGCGCGGGCTGTTCGCCCTGTGCCTGACGTCGAACCCCGAGGGGCGCAGCGTGCAGCACGCGCGCTCGGCGGACGGGGTCAGCGTGGCGGCCCAGGTCGCGGCCTGGGCGGCCGGGCTGAACGCGGGCGCCGACCCGCAGGGGTCGGTCGGCCTGGTCGTCGGTGCCACGGTCGGCGACGCCGCCGCGGAGGCGGGCGTCGACCTGGAGGCCGTGCACGGGCCGTTCCTGGCACCGGGCGTGGGCGCCCAGGGCGCGGGTGCGGCGGAGCTGCGGGCGGTGTTCGGGCGGGCGCGCGGGCACGTGCTCGCCTCCTCCTCGCGCGGCGTGCTCGGGGCGGGGCCGGACGTCGGCGCGCTGCGGGCGGCGGCCCGCCGGGCGGCGGACGAGGCGGCGGCGGCCCTGGGCTGA
- the mihF gene encoding integration host factor, actinobacterial type — protein sequence MALPPLTPEQRAAALEKAAAARQARAEVKNRLKYSQGSLSEVIEQGQKDETIGKLKVAALLESLPGVGKVKARAIMSEIGISETRRVRGLGPHQVKALVDRFG from the coding sequence GTGGCTCTTCCTCCGCTGACTCCAGAACAGCGCGCAGCAGCGCTCGAGAAGGCCGCCGCAGCCCGGCAGGCCCGTGCCGAGGTGAAGAATCGCCTCAAGTACTCCCAGGGTTCGCTCTCGGAGGTCATCGAGCAGGGCCAGAAGGACGAGACGATCGGCAAGCTCAAGGTCGCCGCCCTGCTGGAGTCCCTGCCGGGCGTGGGCAAGGTCAAGGCCCGCGCGATCATGTCCGAGATCGGGATCTCCGAGACGCGCCGTGTGCGCGGGCTGGGACCCCACCAGGTCAAGGCGCTCGTCGACCGGTTCGGCTGA
- the gmk gene encoding guanylate kinase encodes MTTQPARLTVLAGPTAVGKGTVSADIRARYPQVWLSVSMTTRDPRPGEVDGVHYHFVSTERFEEMVAAGELLEWAVVHGRNRYGTPRGPVLERLAAGEPALLEIDLQGARQVRASMPEARFVFLAPPTWDELVRRLVGRGTEGPEERERRLASARVEMAAEPEFDHVVVNDDVHRATDELVGLMGLAPSEG; translated from the coding sequence ATGACGACGCAGCCGGCACGTCTGACCGTGCTCGCCGGACCCACCGCCGTCGGCAAGGGGACCGTGTCCGCGGACATCCGCGCCCGGTACCCGCAGGTGTGGCTCTCGGTGTCGATGACGACCCGTGACCCCCGCCCGGGCGAGGTCGACGGCGTGCACTACCACTTCGTGTCGACCGAGCGCTTCGAGGAGATGGTCGCGGCCGGCGAGCTGCTGGAGTGGGCCGTCGTGCACGGCCGCAACCGGTACGGCACGCCACGCGGCCCTGTCCTGGAGCGGCTCGCCGCGGGGGAGCCCGCGCTGCTGGAGATCGACCTGCAGGGTGCGCGTCAGGTGCGCGCGTCGATGCCCGAGGCGCGGTTCGTCTTCCTCGCCCCCCCGACGTGGGACGAGCTGGTGCGGCGCCTGGTGGGGCGTGGCACGGAGGGCCCCGAGGAGCGGGAGCGCCGGCTCGCGTCGGCCCGTGTGGAGATGGCCGCCGAGCCCGAGTTCGACCACGTCGTCGTCAACGACGACGTGCACCGCGCGACCGACGAGCTGGTCGGCCTCATGGGGCTCGCCCCGAGCGAGGGCTAG
- the rpoZ gene encoding DNA-directed RNA polymerase subunit omega, translated as MSGTVAAPTGITDPPIDRLLARADSKYALVLFSAMRARQINAYYAQLNEGLLEYVGPLVETRPQEKPLSIAMREIDGGLLTSEATAEA; from the coding sequence GTGTCCGGAACCGTCGCCGCCCCCACGGGCATCACCGACCCGCCGATCGACCGCCTGCTCGCCCGCGCGGACTCCAAGTACGCGCTCGTGCTGTTCTCGGCGATGCGCGCCCGCCAGATCAACGCGTACTACGCCCAGCTCAACGAGGGCCTGCTCGAGTACGTCGGGCCCCTCGTCGAGACCCGCCCGCAGGAGAAGCCGCTGTCCATCGCGATGCGCGAGATCGACGGCGGGCTGCTGACGTCCGAGGCGACGGCCGAGGCCTGA
- the coaBC gene encoding bifunctional phosphopantothenoylcysteine decarboxylase/phosphopantothenate--cysteine ligase CoaBC codes for MRIVLGVAGGIAAYKAVLLLRLLREQGHDVRVVPTRASLEFVGRATWEALSGQPVTTDVFEDVDQVAHVAVGKSADLVVVAPATADLMARAAAGRADDLLTATLLVARCPVLLAPAMHTEMWEHPATVANVATLRAHGVHVLDPASGRLTGADTGPGRLPEPEEIAAAALALVDASAVTPAVQDLAGTRAVVSAGGTREPLDPVRFLGNRSSGRQGVALAAVAARRGARVTLVAANVAADVLARAGATVDVVEVETGEQLREAVRTAAKDADVVVMAAAVADYRPASTAPAKMKKSGQAPVLHLVETTDVLRELVTDPPRAGQTVVGFAAETGDGDGDVLDHGRAKARRKGADLLVVNAVGAGLGFGTTTNDVTVLDREGRTVATGAGTKDAVAGVVWDAVRDLVGRPSAADAAHDRPAGGPRDGHGAVRPS; via the coding sequence ATGCGCATCGTCCTCGGCGTCGCCGGCGGGATCGCCGCCTACAAGGCGGTCCTGCTGCTGCGGCTGCTGCGCGAGCAGGGGCACGACGTGCGCGTCGTGCCGACCCGGGCGTCGCTGGAGTTCGTGGGCCGGGCGACCTGGGAGGCCCTCTCCGGGCAGCCGGTGACGACCGACGTCTTCGAGGACGTCGACCAGGTCGCGCACGTGGCGGTCGGCAAGTCCGCCGACCTGGTGGTCGTGGCTCCCGCGACCGCCGACCTGATGGCCCGTGCGGCCGCGGGCCGTGCGGACGACCTGCTGACCGCGACGCTGCTGGTGGCGCGGTGCCCGGTGCTGCTCGCCCCCGCGATGCACACCGAGATGTGGGAGCACCCGGCGACGGTCGCGAACGTGGCGACGCTGCGCGCGCACGGCGTGCACGTCCTCGACCCGGCGTCGGGCCGGCTCACCGGTGCCGACACCGGGCCCGGGCGGCTGCCCGAGCCGGAGGAGATCGCGGCGGCGGCCCTGGCGCTCGTCGACGCGTCGGCCGTCACGCCCGCCGTGCAGGACCTGGCGGGGACGCGTGCCGTGGTCTCGGCCGGCGGCACGCGCGAGCCGCTGGACCCCGTGCGCTTCCTCGGCAACCGGTCCTCGGGCCGGCAGGGCGTCGCGCTGGCCGCCGTCGCCGCGCGCCGCGGGGCCCGGGTGACGCTCGTCGCCGCCAACGTCGCCGCGGACGTGCTCGCACGCGCCGGTGCGACCGTCGACGTGGTCGAGGTCGAGACCGGTGAGCAGCTGCGCGAGGCGGTCCGCACCGCGGCGAAGGACGCCGACGTCGTGGTGATGGCGGCCGCGGTCGCCGACTACCGGCCGGCGAGCACCGCGCCGGCGAAGATGAAGAAGTCCGGCCAGGCGCCTGTGCTGCACCTGGTGGAGACGACGGACGTGCTGCGCGAGCTCGTCACCGACCCCCCACGTGCCGGGCAGACGGTCGTCGGGTTCGCCGCCGAGACCGGCGACGGCGACGGCGACGTGCTCGACCACGGTCGCGCGAAGGCGCGCCGCAAGGGCGCCGACCTGCTCGTGGTGAACGCCGTCGGCGCGGGCCTGGGCTTCGGCACCACGACGAACGACGTCACCGTCCTCGACCGCGAGGGCCGGACGGTCGCCACGGGCGCGGGCACGAAGGACGCGGTCGCCGGCGTGGTCTGGGACGCGGTGCGCGACCTCGTCGGCCGCCCGTCTGCCGCGGACGCGGCGCACGACCGTCCGGCCGGCGGGCCGCGCGACGGGCACGGTGCGGTCCGCCCGTCCTGA
- the metK gene encoding methionine adenosyltransferase, which produces MSDASSRLFTSESVTEGHPDKICDQISDAILDAILEQDPAARVAVETMVTTGLVHVAGEVTTSAYVEIPQIVREVVRGIGYTSSHIGFDGDSCGVSVSIGAQSPDIAAGVDKAIEVRDDASDMDPLDLQGAGDQGLMFGYASDDTPTLMPLPVWLAHRLAERLAQVRKDGSVAGLRPDGKTQVTIAYDGDRPVGLDTVVVSSQHEPDLSSRDLERLVAEHVVAPVLEGLELDTASHRLLVNPTGQFVIGGPQGDAGLTGRKIIVDTYGGMSRHGGGAFSGKDPSKVDRSAAYAMRWVAKNVVAAGLARRCEVQVAYAIGKAHPVGLYVETFGTSTVPQERLTAAIREVFDLRPAAIVRDLDLLRPVYRRTAAYGHFGRELPEFTWERTDRTAALLAAVG; this is translated from the coding sequence ATGAGTGATGCGTCGTCGCGCCTGTTCACGTCGGAGTCGGTCACCGAGGGTCACCCCGACAAGATCTGCGACCAGATCTCCGACGCGATCCTCGACGCGATCCTCGAGCAGGACCCCGCCGCGCGCGTCGCGGTCGAGACGATGGTGACGACGGGCCTCGTGCACGTCGCGGGCGAGGTCACGACCAGCGCCTACGTCGAGATCCCGCAGATCGTCCGCGAGGTCGTGCGCGGCATCGGCTACACCTCGTCGCACATCGGGTTCGACGGGGACTCGTGCGGCGTCTCGGTGTCGATCGGCGCCCAGTCGCCCGACATCGCCGCCGGCGTCGACAAGGCCATCGAGGTGCGTGACGACGCCTCGGACATGGACCCGCTGGACCTGCAGGGCGCCGGTGACCAGGGCCTGATGTTCGGGTACGCGTCGGACGACACGCCCACGCTCATGCCGCTGCCGGTGTGGCTCGCGCACCGGCTGGCCGAGCGTCTGGCCCAGGTCCGCAAGGACGGCTCGGTCGCCGGTCTGCGGCCCGACGGCAAGACCCAGGTGACGATCGCGTACGACGGCGACCGCCCGGTCGGCCTGGACACCGTCGTGGTGTCCTCCCAGCACGAGCCCGACCTGTCGTCGCGCGACCTGGAGCGGCTCGTCGCCGAGCACGTGGTGGCCCCCGTCCTGGAGGGCCTCGAGCTCGACACGGCGTCGCACCGGCTGCTGGTCAACCCCACGGGGCAGTTCGTCATCGGCGGCCCGCAGGGTGACGCCGGCCTGACGGGCCGCAAGATCATCGTCGACACCTACGGCGGCATGTCCCGGCACGGCGGCGGGGCGTTCTCCGGCAAGGACCCGTCGAAGGTGGACCGCTCCGCGGCCTACGCGATGCGCTGGGTGGCCAAGAACGTCGTCGCCGCGGGCCTCGCCCGCCGCTGCGAGGTGCAGGTCGCGTACGCGATCGGCAAGGCGCACCCCGTGGGTCTGTACGTGGAGACGTTCGGCACGAGCACGGTGCCGCAGGAGCGGCTGACCGCGGCGATCCGCGAGGTGTTCGACCTGCGCCCGGCCGCGATCGTGCGGGACCTGGACCTGCTGCGCCCGGTGTACCGGCGCACGGCCGCGTACGGGCACTTCGGCCGGGAGCTGCCCGAGTTCACCTGGGAGCGCACCGACCGGACGGCCGCGCTGCTCGCGGCCGTCGGCTGA
- a CDS encoding primosomal protein N': MDGPQQPDLGLELAPPARARRRPRRAEGGVAVAAELPVARVCVDLSPPHLDRVFEYLVPADASDDAVPGARVKVRFAGQDVDGWVLERVAEPEHEGRLLPLRRVVSGEPVLSPAVLRLARAVADRSAGTLADVLRLAVPPRHARVEAEPAQEPAPPPPDPGAQAWAAYRGGPAFCQHVLAGGAPRAVWTALPGDDATGWTAAVAQAVAACVLGGRGALVVVPDARDVARVCAALERVGLPAGVRGAGPVARLVADDGAATRYRAFLAALRGSARVVVGTRASAFAPVADLGLVVCWDDGDPLHAEPRSPYPHVREVLALRSDLERAALLVGGHTRTVEAQQLVERGWAHEVAADRAVVRARTPRVRALTSVELAREGAAAAARLPSPAWRAVRDGLTRGPVLVQVPRAGYVPVVACGRCRAAARCGACHGPLGLDRADGVPTCRWCGRTAGDWRCDECGGAQLRSVRVGSERTAEELGRAFPGATVRVSGARAAGGVLAEVPGTPALVVATPGAEPVAPGGYAAAVLLDAATATAGAWLGAESQALRRWLAAAALVRPAPDGGEVLVVGDGAPRPTQALVRWDAAGLASRELAERAELHLPPTARVVALTGTRDAVQAVVDRVVASLAEPAAVVPVEVLGPVALTGDEDVLERPVRTLLRAPLAAGRSLTRAVAASAAVRSARREGGTVRVHVDPVDLL, translated from the coding sequence GTGGACGGTCCGCAGCAGCCCGACCTCGGCCTCGAGCTCGCGCCGCCGGCGCGTGCCCGTCGGCGGCCGCGCCGCGCCGAGGGCGGGGTCGCGGTCGCCGCGGAGCTGCCGGTCGCGCGCGTCTGCGTGGACCTGTCACCGCCGCACCTGGACCGTGTCTTCGAGTACCTGGTGCCCGCCGACGCCTCGGACGACGCGGTGCCCGGTGCCCGGGTGAAGGTGCGGTTCGCGGGTCAGGACGTCGACGGGTGGGTGCTGGAGCGGGTCGCCGAGCCCGAGCACGAGGGACGCCTGCTGCCCCTGCGCCGCGTCGTGTCGGGCGAGCCCGTGCTGTCCCCGGCGGTGCTGCGGCTGGCCCGGGCCGTCGCCGACCGCTCGGCCGGCACCCTCGCCGACGTGCTGCGCCTGGCCGTGCCCCCGCGGCACGCCCGTGTCGAGGCCGAGCCGGCGCAGGAGCCGGCCCCGCCGCCGCCCGACCCGGGTGCGCAGGCGTGGGCCGCGTACCGCGGGGGACCGGCGTTCTGCCAGCACGTGCTGGCCGGCGGTGCGCCGCGCGCGGTGTGGACGGCGCTGCCGGGCGACGACGCGACCGGCTGGACGGCGGCCGTCGCGCAGGCCGTCGCGGCGTGCGTGCTGGGCGGGCGCGGCGCCCTCGTCGTGGTCCCCGACGCCCGCGACGTGGCCCGCGTGTGCGCGGCGCTGGAGCGGGTGGGCCTGCCAGCCGGCGTGCGCGGCGCAGGACCGGTGGCCCGGCTCGTCGCCGACGACGGCGCGGCGACCCGCTACCGGGCGTTCCTGGCGGCCCTGCGGGGCTCCGCCCGGGTGGTCGTCGGCACCCGCGCGTCGGCGTTCGCCCCCGTGGCGGACCTGGGCCTGGTGGTGTGCTGGGACGACGGGGACCCGCTGCACGCCGAGCCGCGCTCGCCGTACCCGCACGTGCGCGAGGTCCTCGCGCTGCGCTCGGACCTGGAGCGGGCGGCGCTGCTCGTGGGCGGGCACACGCGCACCGTCGAGGCCCAGCAGCTCGTCGAGCGGGGCTGGGCGCACGAGGTCGCCGCCGACCGGGCCGTGGTGCGTGCCCGGACGCCGCGCGTGCGGGCCCTGACGTCGGTCGAGCTGGCCCGCGAGGGCGCTGCTGCGGCAGCCCGGCTGCCGTCGCCCGCGTGGCGGGCGGTCCGCGACGGACTCACCCGCGGGCCGGTGCTCGTGCAGGTGCCCCGGGCTGGCTACGTGCCGGTGGTGGCGTGCGGGCGGTGCCGGGCCGCGGCGCGGTGCGGCGCCTGCCACGGTCCGCTGGGCCTGGACCGGGCCGACGGGGTGCCGACGTGCCGCTGGTGCGGGCGCACGGCGGGGGACTGGCGGTGCGACGAGTGCGGCGGCGCCCAGCTGCGGTCGGTGCGCGTCGGGTCGGAGCGCACCGCCGAGGAGCTGGGGCGGGCGTTCCCCGGTGCCACCGTGCGGGTCTCGGGCGCCCGGGCGGCGGGCGGGGTGCTCGCCGAGGTCCCGGGCACGCCGGCGCTCGTCGTGGCGACGCCCGGCGCCGAGCCGGTGGCCCCCGGCGGGTACGCGGCCGCGGTGCTCCTCGACGCCGCGACCGCGACCGCGGGCGCCTGGCTCGGGGCGGAGTCGCAGGCGCTGCGCCGCTGGCTGGCCGCGGCCGCGCTGGTGCGTCCCGCACCGGACGGCGGGGAGGTCCTCGTCGTCGGTGACGGCGCGCCCCGGCCGACGCAGGCCCTCGTGCGGTGGGACGCCGCGGGCCTGGCGTCCCGGGAGCTCGCGGAGCGCGCCGAGCTGCACCTGCCGCCGACGGCGCGTGTCGTGGCGCTCACGGGGACGCGCGACGCGGTCCAGGCGGTCGTCGACAGGGTCGTGGCGTCGCTGGCCGAGCCGGCGGCGGTCGTCCCGGTGGAGGTGCTCGGCCCCGTCGCCCTGACCGGGGACGAGGACGTGCTCGAGCGCCCCGTGCGCACGCTCCTGCGGGCGCCGCTCGCGGCCGGGAGATCCTTGACCCGGGCCGTGGCGGCGTCGGCGGCGGTGCGGTCCGCGCGCCGCGAGGGCGGCACCGTGCGCGTCCACGTCGACCCCGTCGACCTGCTCTGA